In a single window of the Nilaparvata lugens isolate BPH chromosome 1, ASM1435652v1, whole genome shotgun sequence genome:
- the LOC111055022 gene encoding peroxisomal membrane protein PEX13-like, whose translation MNPSRDPLGRTAIPNNDQPTYGYSPNVVNVPNQAQFQASGKPPPLPPIPQELISSIQQSYHQNNMGYSTPNRYSNYQGYAPLYNNMYSGYRGLNNQYPFSGYMGNGMPFPTNNPSSPFSSIELFIQTVSSLSMMLESTLSATYASMQAIAGVMENCNRLRQYLIDFVKLGFTIQFIRKIINFCKWIVCFIRGKAFRDDETLWIEAESATGPVNSGAEIAKRSSVWPLAGFFGLLIGGPFIIKKLFNIDSISSLNGDLQNSSRWDPNVHGKQECMAIYDFITPQNGCLKLKAGEIIYIPKSLQSFKDWCPAMNSRNEYGIVPMNRLRRVTRNTTDTVTNVTNKNTPQVTKEPNSSQQKITNNLMMAKKAANNLCTHSVDLKPIEEKKTAIDKPESNK comes from the coding sequence ATGAATCCATCCAGAGATCCTCTTGGTAGGACGGCAATCCCAAACAACGATCAACCTACTTACGGATACTCTCCGAATGTCGTCAATGTTCCTAATCAGGCTCAATTTCAAGCGTCTGGTAAACCACCACCATTACCACCTATTCCACAGGAATTGATCTCTTCTATCCAACAATCATACCATCAAAATAATATGGGATATTCTACACCAAACAGGTATTCTAATTATCAAGGATATGCACCATTGTACAATAACATGTACAGTGGTTACAGAGGCTTAAACAATCAGTATCCTTTTTCTGGTTACATGGGAAATGGTATGCCATTTCCTACAAACAACCCAAGTTCACCTTTTAGCTCAATTGAGTTGTTTATTCAAACTGTGAGTTCGCTAAGCATGATGTTGGAATCAACTTTGAGTGCAACGTATGCGTCAATGCAAGCCATCGCTGGTGTGATGGAAAACTGCAACAGACTAAGGCAATATCTAATTGACTTTGTAAAATTGGGGTTTACTATACAGTTCATTcgtaaaataataaacttttgCAAGTGGATTGTGTGTTTTATTCGAGGAAAGGCATTCAGAGATGATGAAACCTTGTGGATTGAAGCAGAATCCGCTACGGGTCCAGTGAACAGTGGAGCCGAAATTGCTAAACGTAGTAGTGTTTGGCCTCTTGCTGGTTTCTTTGGTTTGCTAATTGGCGGTCCCTTCATAATCAAAAAGCTATTCAACATTGACAGCATCTCATCTCTCAATGGTGACTTGCAAAACTCTTCTCGATGGGATCCAAATGTTCATGGAAAGCAGGAATGTATGGCAATCTATGATTTTATAACGCCTCAAAATGGGTGCTTGAAACTGAAAGCAGGTGAAATTATCTACATCCCAAAGTCTCTTCAATCCTTTAAAGACTGGTGTCCCGCAATGAATAGCCGAAATGAATATGGTATTGTACCTATGAACAGACTTCGTCGTGTTACACGCAATACCACTGACACTGTCACTAATGTGACAAACAAAAATACACCTCAAGTTACCAAAGAACCAAATTCTTCTCAACAGAAAATAACAAACAATTTGATGATGGCAAAGAAGGCAGCTAACAATTTGTGTACGCATTCAGTGGATCTCAAACcgatagaagagaagaagacagCAATAGATAAACCAGAATCAaacaagtga